Proteins encoded in a region of the Paenibacillus wynnii genome:
- a CDS encoding LacI family DNA-binding transcriptional regulator, which yields MAARIKDVAQHAGVSTATVSHVINQTRYVSPEVVLKVKQAMDELNYIPNPVARSLRNKKSGIIGLIVPIRNNDNSNHFFMSIANGIESILKSAGYHLLLSNSQENHEEEMRCIKMFNTQNIDGLIIAPTDGTPLYKKEGVSGDYPIVFVDRKPKSEIRLGDCIVSDSSEGTYQGIKALVDKGYKKIGYITSELGLTSVDERMEGYKTALMDSGIKFDESLVWIGEGTQENGYEYTRKLTTEQDVDALFVANNIMGKGVITYIRDAGLRVPDQLGLIVYDDYEWTEVMDPPISVIKQQSFELGRKSAEVMMSRIQHPDKPFEDYRLPAELIVRGSF from the coding sequence ATGGCTGCTCGAATTAAAGATGTTGCTCAACATGCCGGTGTTTCCACTGCGACTGTATCTCATGTAATTAATCAAACGCGATATGTGTCTCCGGAAGTGGTGCTAAAGGTTAAACAGGCGATGGATGAACTGAATTATATCCCTAACCCCGTGGCTCGTTCCTTACGGAACAAAAAATCCGGCATTATAGGGCTAATTGTACCGATCCGAAATAATGATAACTCAAACCATTTTTTTATGTCCATTGCGAATGGGATTGAAAGCATTCTCAAATCTGCAGGTTATCATTTATTGCTCAGCAATTCTCAAGAAAATCATGAAGAAGAAATGCGTTGCATAAAAATGTTTAACACCCAAAATATCGACGGGTTAATTATTGCACCGACGGACGGGACTCCCTTATATAAGAAAGAGGGTGTCAGCGGCGATTATCCTATTGTATTCGTAGACCGTAAACCTAAAAGTGAAATTAGGCTTGGCGATTGTATCGTCTCAGATAGTTCAGAGGGAACGTACCAGGGCATTAAGGCACTGGTAGACAAAGGCTATAAGAAGATAGGCTATATCACTAGCGAACTAGGGTTAACTTCCGTGGACGAACGGATGGAAGGTTACAAAACGGCTTTAATGGATAGTGGAATTAAGTTCGATGAATCTCTCGTATGGATAGGCGAAGGAACTCAGGAGAACGGCTATGAATACACCCGTAAATTGACTACTGAACAGGATGTTGATGCACTCTTTGTAGCCAATAACATCATGGGAAAAGGAGTTATCACTTATATCCGTGACGCAGGTCTGAGGGTTCCAGATCAACTCGGATTGATTGTGTATGATGACTATGAATGGACAGAAGTTATGGACCCCCCTATCTCTGTTATCAAACAGCAATCTTTTGAGTTGGGAAGAAAGTCAGCGGAAGTAATGATGAGCAGGATACAGCATCCGGATAAGCCGTTTGAAGATTACCGATTGCCTGCAGAGTTAATAGTTCGGGGTTCTTTTTAA
- a CDS encoding methyl-accepting chemotaxis protein: MKIFQIKSLRLKILMFTLPMLLLTMTVLSWFTYQNSKQLINKEIETKMQYLLNSTIQEMQTKLVSHMKLPQTLARTVESAGDVMSKDKMYSLIGKYLTTNEETFGIGVWYEPYQYKDYLKFFGSYAYRFNGQILYSEDYNTESYNYPNQSWYKIAMDTADTIVWTDPYYDGNSKSTILTTAAPFYHFDGELRGVITANINFDHLQSIVSNIKAGTTGRALLVDKKGTYLFDKDKKKVLTANVANDSNESLSQAGKRMLAKPSGSTFYEDNGQNYRVYFQEVPETSWKLAMVIPESELFAPLNDLLVKSILIIAGAMLFVVILIYGFSSYLTGQIKKVNRFAESMAHGDFTNTIDIGSADELGNMSGQLNGMVLQLNGVLRKVYSSSDQVADTSVQLMLSTEQTAKAAEEISCQIQEVSVGSDVQVNQMNEANVKIHGTHERLKVMSDKMFSASSLIRHTLKQAQSGNEEIQEAVHLIQDVHSKTEESVRIIELLSAKSSEINKIVNLVSQISQRTTILALNAGIIASQSGTNGKAFAVVAQEIRGLAENSSEAGLEIQNLIREVQSEMKNAVFIMESSTKAVHSCKEKTESAGLSFDVIVSAVTEITEDTGAVGDDIGFIHSDMENLIEMIEKITEISVDSADRSTSVSAATEEQMASMQEISSSAAMLTDLAGELRRTVEIFRL; this comes from the coding sequence ATGAAGATATTCCAGATTAAATCACTCCGGCTAAAAATTCTGATGTTTACTTTACCCATGCTGCTTTTAACCATGACCGTCCTCTCTTGGTTTACTTACCAGAACTCCAAACAGTTAATAAACAAAGAGATCGAGACCAAAATGCAGTATCTCTTGAATTCTACTATTCAGGAGATGCAGACGAAGCTGGTTTCCCATATGAAGCTGCCCCAGACTTTGGCGCGTACGGTTGAATCCGCCGGAGATGTTATGTCTAAAGATAAGATGTATTCGCTTATTGGGAAGTATTTAACTACTAATGAAGAAACGTTTGGCATCGGGGTATGGTATGAACCTTATCAGTATAAAGACTATTTGAAATTTTTTGGTTCCTACGCTTATCGGTTTAACGGCCAAATTTTATATTCAGAAGATTATAATACAGAATCCTACAATTATCCCAACCAGTCATGGTACAAAATCGCCATGGATACAGCGGATACAATAGTGTGGACTGATCCCTATTATGATGGGAATTCTAAATCGACCATATTAACAACGGCCGCACCCTTTTATCATTTTGATGGAGAACTCAGAGGGGTTATTACCGCAAATATCAACTTTGATCATTTACAAAGTATTGTTTCAAATATAAAAGCAGGCACAACAGGCCGGGCACTTCTAGTGGATAAAAAGGGTACTTATCTGTTTGATAAAGACAAGAAGAAGGTGCTAACAGCAAATGTTGCTAATGATTCCAATGAGAGCCTTTCACAGGCGGGAAAGAGGATGCTCGCCAAGCCATCGGGGTCTACCTTTTATGAGGACAATGGACAGAATTACCGTGTTTATTTTCAGGAAGTACCAGAAACCTCATGGAAGTTGGCTATGGTTATTCCGGAGTCCGAACTGTTTGCTCCTCTAAATGACCTGCTGGTGAAATCTATCCTGATTATTGCGGGGGCTATGCTCTTTGTAGTTATCCTTATCTATGGGTTCTCCAGTTATCTTACGGGCCAAATTAAAAAGGTTAACCGATTTGCCGAGAGTATGGCCCATGGGGATTTCACTAATACAATCGATATTGGTTCAGCGGATGAACTAGGCAACATGTCTGGGCAGTTGAATGGAATGGTACTGCAGTTAAACGGAGTCTTAAGAAAAGTGTATAGCAGCTCCGATCAGGTAGCGGATACATCCGTTCAGTTAATGCTGAGTACAGAACAAACGGCAAAAGCGGCTGAAGAGATCTCTTGCCAAATTCAGGAGGTATCCGTTGGCAGTGATGTTCAGGTCAATCAGATGAATGAAGCAAACGTAAAGATACATGGCACCCACGAAAGGCTGAAAGTGATGTCGGATAAGATGTTCTCTGCTTCATCATTAATACGGCATACATTGAAGCAAGCACAGTCAGGGAATGAAGAAATTCAGGAGGCCGTACATCTTATTCAGGATGTTCACAGTAAAACTGAAGAATCTGTACGAATTATCGAATTGCTAAGCGCCAAATCTTCGGAAATTAACAAGATTGTAAATCTTGTCTCCCAAATTTCGCAGCGAACTACAATACTGGCGTTAAATGCCGGAATTATCGCCTCCCAATCAGGTACAAATGGCAAAGCTTTTGCTGTAGTGGCACAGGAAATCCGCGGCTTGGCTGAAAATTCTTCGGAAGCAGGCCTGGAAATCCAGAATTTGATTCGTGAGGTTCAAAGCGAAATGAAGAATGCTGTATTCATCATGGAGAGTAGCACGAAAGCTGTTCATTCCTGTAAAGAAAAAACGGAGTCTGCCGGATTATCCTTTGACGTCATTGTGTCGGCTGTTACGGAGATTACGGAGGATACCGGTGCAGTTGGAGATGATATCGGCTTCATCCATTCAGATATGGAAAATCTGATAGAAATGATTGAGAAGATTACAGAGATTTCAGTAGATTCCGCTGATCGCTCAACTTCCGTATCGGCCGCAACCGAAGAACAAATGGCATCCATGCAGGAGATTAGCTCAAGTGCGGCAATGCTAACCGACCTAGCCGGGGAATTAAGGAGAACGGTCGAAATATTCAGGTTATAG